The following coding sequences lie in one Mycobacterium sp. Z3061 genomic window:
- a CDS encoding aminodeoxychorismate synthase component I, translated as MRIDRLGDLGGAPQVLRAVGCATSRLGLPPPAALTGEWFGALAVVAPSVPLQEVAVDDVFCAPGAAVADVGAVGGGWIGYLSYPDAGADGLPHRIPEAAGGWTDCVLRRDRDGQWWYESLSGAHMPAWLADALTLTPRTAPMCQIEWETGDRSAHRDGVLACLEAIAAGEVYQACVCTRFTGTVNGSSLDFFIEGVARTSPARAAYVAGPWGAVASLSPELFLRRRDDVVTSSPIKGTLPLDAWPSALRASPKEVAENIMIVDLVRNDLGRVAITGTVRVPELLVVRRAPGVWHLVSTVSAQVPAELPMSQLLDATFPPASVTGTPKLRARQLISQWERNRRGIYCGTVGMASPVAGCELNVAIRTVEFDATGNAVLGVGGGITADSDPDAEWAECLHKAAPVVGLPTSVSASRVS; from the coding sequence GTGCGAATCGACCGGCTCGGCGATCTGGGCGGCGCGCCGCAGGTGCTGCGCGCCGTCGGCTGCGCCACCAGCCGGCTCGGCCTCCCCCCGCCGGCCGCGCTGACCGGTGAGTGGTTCGGCGCGCTGGCCGTCGTCGCACCCAGCGTGCCGCTACAAGAGGTCGCGGTGGACGACGTGTTCTGCGCTCCCGGTGCGGCGGTCGCCGACGTGGGCGCGGTCGGCGGCGGCTGGATCGGCTACCTGTCCTACCCCGATGCCGGAGCAGACGGCCTGCCACACCGGATTCCCGAGGCCGCCGGCGGCTGGACCGACTGCGTCCTGCGGCGCGACCGCGACGGACAGTGGTGGTATGAGAGCCTGTCCGGCGCCCATATGCCGGCCTGGTTGGCCGATGCCTTGACCCTGACCCCCAGAACGGCACCAATGTGCCAGATCGAATGGGAGACCGGAGACCGCTCAGCACACCGTGATGGTGTGCTGGCCTGCCTGGAGGCGATCGCAGCCGGGGAGGTCTACCAGGCTTGTGTCTGCACCCGGTTCACCGGGACCGTCAACGGGTCATCGCTGGATTTCTTCATCGAGGGCGTGGCCCGAACCTCGCCGGCCCGAGCGGCGTACGTCGCGGGGCCCTGGGGCGCGGTGGCGTCGCTGTCTCCGGAACTCTTCCTGCGCCGCCGCGATGATGTGGTGACATCCAGCCCGATCAAAGGAACACTGCCGCTGGATGCCTGGCCGTCGGCGCTGCGGGCGTCGCCCAAAGAGGTCGCCGAGAACATCATGATCGTCGATCTGGTGCGCAATGACCTTGGGCGAGTTGCGATTACCGGTACCGTGCGGGTACCGGAACTGCTGGTGGTCCGGCGCGCCCCGGGGGTGTGGCACCTGGTGTCGACGGTCTCGGCGCAGGTGCCGGCCGAGCTGCCGATGTCGCAGCTGCTGGATGCCACCTTTCCCCCCGCTTCGGTCACCGGGACACCCAAACTGCGTGCGCGTCAGCTCATTTCGCAGTGGGAACGGAATCGCCGGGGAATATATTGCGGCACAGTCGGAATGGCCTCTCCAGTAGCCGGATGTGAGCTGAACGTCGCGATCCGCACCGTCGAGTTCGACGCAACCGGCAATGCCGTGCTCGGGGTGGGCGGCGGCATCACGGCCGACTCCGACCCGGATGCCGAATGGGCCGAGTGTCTGCACAAGGCGGCCCCGGTGGTCGGGCTGCCCACGTCCGTGTCGGCGAGTCGAGTGAGTTAG